The following proteins come from a genomic window of Sphingomonas oryzagri:
- a CDS encoding efflux transporter outer membrane subunit — MAAGTDGNGGERRGVAAIMAVAVGSFMLSGCTVGPNYRPPSATRMGVPDQFSSDIAPGADAPSVQELGSWWAALGDPLLGDLVDKALAANPDIEAAGAQLRQARAQYKNARASLFPTLDIGGSAGHTALLGKGSTTFIANPGGSGGTSFATQGSYDQFSGSLDAAYEVDLFGGVRRSIQAARGDYASAAETLRDTQRSIVAEVALDYIDARSAQERLAIARSNLKSQDETVQLVGWRVKAGLVSSLDLAQAKAQQETTAATIPALETSLAQSLNALAILTGQAPGSLNAAFDPPRPVPIADRALGTDVPVAVLAQRPDVRSAERALAAATARIGVAKAQLYPTLKLSGSLGGNGTAIGDIGTFLTGTLLASVSAPIFHGGAIRAQIENARGGADLALANYHKAVLTALSDVENALVSLANSRRRVVTLGAAADDSRNALVFAQSQYRAGLIDFQTLLDSQRTLLSSQDSLAQARADRATALVQLYKALGGGWQAAPLPGTAMPNVPAQIEIPDLAEEPAPIPPDQTKPIERP, encoded by the coding sequence ATGGCGGCCGGCACTGACGGGAACGGGGGCGAGCGCAGGGGCGTCGCGGCGATCATGGCCGTGGCGGTGGGTTCGTTCATGCTGTCGGGATGCACCGTAGGGCCGAATTATCGGCCGCCGAGCGCGACGCGGATGGGCGTGCCGGATCAGTTCTCCTCGGACATCGCGCCGGGCGCCGACGCGCCGAGCGTGCAGGAACTGGGCAGCTGGTGGGCGGCGCTGGGCGATCCGCTGCTCGGCGATCTGGTCGACAAGGCGCTGGCCGCGAACCCGGATATCGAGGCGGCGGGCGCGCAGCTTCGCCAAGCGCGGGCGCAATACAAAAATGCGCGCGCCTCGCTCTTCCCGACGCTCGATATCGGGGGATCGGCGGGGCACACCGCCCTGCTCGGCAAGGGCAGCACCACCTTCATCGCCAATCCGGGCGGCAGTGGCGGCACCAGCTTCGCCACGCAGGGCAGCTACGATCAGTTTTCCGGCTCGCTCGACGCCGCCTACGAGGTGGATCTGTTCGGCGGTGTGCGGCGATCGATCCAGGCGGCCCGCGGCGATTATGCGAGCGCGGCCGAGACGCTGCGCGACACGCAGCGCTCGATCGTCGCCGAGGTGGCGCTCGATTATATCGATGCGCGCTCGGCGCAGGAACGGCTCGCCATCGCGCGTTCCAACCTCAAGAGCCAGGACGAGACCGTCCAGCTGGTCGGCTGGCGGGTGAAGGCCGGTCTCGTCTCCAGCCTCGATCTCGCGCAGGCGAAGGCGCAGCAGGAGACGACGGCGGCGACCATCCCGGCGCTGGAGACCAGCCTCGCCCAGTCGCTCAACGCACTGGCGATCCTGACGGGCCAGGCGCCGGGCAGCCTCAACGCGGCGTTCGATCCGCCGCGCCCCGTGCCGATCGCCGATCGCGCGCTCGGCACCGACGTGCCGGTGGCGGTGCTGGCGCAGCGCCCCGACGTGCGCTCGGCCGAGCGCGCGCTGGCCGCCGCCACCGCACGGATCGGCGTCGCCAAGGCGCAGCTTTATCCGACCCTCAAGCTCTCCGGCTCGCTTGGCGGGAACGGCACGGCGATCGGCGACATCGGCACCTTCCTCACCGGCACGCTGCTCGCCTCCGTGTCGGCGCCGATCTTCCACGGCGGCGCGATCCGCGCGCAGATCGAGAATGCGCGCGGCGGTGCCGATCTTGCGCTCGCCAATTATCACAAGGCGGTGCTGACCGCGCTTTCGGATGTCGAGAATGCGCTGGTCTCGCTCGCCAACAGCCGCCGTCGCGTGGTGACGCTCGGCGCGGCGGCGGACGACAGCCGCAACGCGCTGGTTTTCGCGCAGAGCCAGTATCGCGCCGGCCTGATCGATTTCCAGACCCTGCTCGATTCGCAACGCACCCTGCTGTCCAGTCAGGACAGCCTCGCGCAGGCGCGTGCCGATCGTGCCACGGCGCTCGTCCAGCTCTATAAGGCGTTGGGCGGCGGCTGGCAGGCGGCGCCGCTGCCCGGCACGGCGATGCCCAACGTGCCCGCCCAGATCGAGATTCCCGATCTGGCGGAAGAGCCTGCCCCGATCCCGCCCGACCAGACCAAGCCGATCGAAAGACCCTGA